The DNA region TCAGGCGCGTTCCTGCACGCAGACCCACGGCGACACGACGACCGCCCACAGCTCGGGATTGCGCGCCGCGAAGTCGGCGGCCGTTTCCGCCGGCATGCGCGCGACGAGGCCGGACGACAGCCAGCGCGTGACCTGTTGCGCATCGTCGCCGGCAATCGCTTCCGCGACGCTGACGAGATCGAGATCGCGCGCGACCGACAGCAGCTTGCCCTGCGCGAAGAAGCGCTCGAGATCGCACCAGTCGATCTTGGCGGTTTCGCCGAGGAGTTTGGCGTAGAGGGGGCTGT from Burkholderia ambifaria AMMD includes:
- a CDS encoding DUF2288 domain-containing protein is translated as MSSDQHESAAGASHSPLYAKLLGETAKIDWCDLERFFAQGKLLSVARDLDLVSVAEAIAGDDAQQVTRWLSSGLVARMPAETAADFAARNPELWAVVVSPWVCVQERA